The stretch of DNA ggtggaactcatgctggtgaggagggggaggagggggagctgcctgcacgatccgtcagcctccaccgggaagctaacgttagtttagctaacagctaattcagctaaccgctagctgacagcttgattcagtctaaaataacgttaactcaaacttaacactgggtaaagcaggctacagctgacgtaacagccgttatatatgttaacggttattttcaggtttattttgagggtcttttaaagttattacatgctgtctcagctagcagttagccgaattagctgttagctaaactaacgttagcttcctttgttcagtggtgcgcggtggtttatgggatgagtagttccttcgctctgagatgacgatatgtacacagtgttgtacctttgactttttttgaattttctGAATGATACGTTGTATGTTTATGAGTCACGTCCCATCTGGTTAGCCTAAagcatggtctaaaactctttatatacggaTCTTTCCAGACGCCTATgggaaaaatgaatgggaattttacttccggaacccaaggtctctcggacgaggggcgggactgttgaggtctattgctttctgatttatccacattccACTATAACACAAGTTGTATACTGTCAAAAGGCTTTAGCTTAACATACAGAAATATAGCAAGCCTAAAACCAGTCTGGATCaaaagaagtacatttccagaataaTTGCGGGCCATGCGTCGGATGTGCCTCcgcttccgctctctgtgtgttgccgttctcaaaatctcTTCGCTTCGGGAAGCAACagcaaacttcgagctagcaagctacacgctgaaaatggcatgttttgaagaaaatgtgtttaataaGGCAGGCCTACTTGGTttttttggggaatgattgtaaagatttacaaagaatttgTTTATTTACTATCTAACTTGGACGTTTTGGGAGCTATTGGCGGGGATTactatggacgaagtacacacggcaatacactggtaaaagAAAATACGTTTAAACaagtatccagctaatttaaataacagttaacttcatttaatattgtatgtggcgttttctttacCAGGGTGTAaatgttccttcccgagactattttgtagagtcaccgtcgctgcgtccgtaGCTTAGCATCgccaaagacgattgtgattggtttaaagaaatgcaaacagaccagagcgtttttttctcctatcctagaatgtatgtgtggaggggccagaccttacttcacagtgctgtggagataggtctggcagtgCGAGACTAGTCTAAAACTGACACATGTGATGACAAATGTCAGTGCACACATAATTTTAGGCATACAGAGTGTCAGGATCTCATCCTGCTGATGCCACACGTTTTATTGCCTGTATTCAATTTTTGTCTTCCTAAAAGCTCCGTTTTTTAGTtcggcagcttataaaaactttgTTATGGTTCTTTACCCTGTTGTTAGTGCATTCAACCACACcgcagcttttaggcatttttctgttgtttgttagACGGAATTGACAAGGAGGCACCTTCACACATTACAAAGTCAAGGTAAAGTGATGAATTGTTTTCTCCATGTGTGGGCAGGACttaaatgcgctctgtctctatggattgaaaatgttttttttatgcttaCATACAATAGACTCAATGGATCGACTGCCAGAACAGTTAAAGCTTGTCAGAGCTTCATCATCAGAAAGAGCGCTAGAAAGAAGAGCTTACCTCTGTCTACATAACAGAACACAGTGCTGACGTGGAGTACGGTTCTCTACATTAAACACTGTGTTTAAGACAATATAAGTTTGAGATTATTTTTACAATGGACTTTTTCAACTCCGCTCTTGGAAAAAACATCACTTTTGTGCGTCCCGCATACTTCATAATAAGTGGATTTATTGGCATACCATATATTACGTATATAtatgtctttctcttttttgtttATCTTGTTTCAGTGCTGGGAAACACAGTTGTAATGGCCGTAATATACTTGGATCATAATCTGAGAACTCCAAAATATGTTGCTGTTTTTAATTTAGCTTTTGTGGACCTTTGTGGTAGTTCTGCTCTGGTGCCAAAGCTTCTTGACATCTTTCTGTTGAACCATCCCTACATCCCCTACAACGACTGCTTGGCATTCCTATTTTTCTGCTACACCTGCCTTTCTATGCAGTCATTTAATCTGGTTGCACTTTCCTATGACAGACTGATAGCTATCATCTTCCCACTGCACTATCAAGTGAAGGTGACCCACAGGTTTATGCTGTCGTTGATTGCCTCATTCTGGGTCtttgttattattgttgtaCTTATTGCAGTTGGCCTTCTTACAAGACTTTCCTTCTGTAAGTCTGTGGTTATTAACAGCTATTTCTGTGACCATGGCCAGATATACAAGCTGGCCTGCAATGACACAACTCCCAACTCTGTCATTGGTGTGTTGTTGCCACTTCTTATTATTTGGCTGCCACTGACATTTATCTTGTTTAGTTATTCATATATTGGCTATGCATTGTCTAAAGTAGCCACAGTTCAGGAAAGAGTAAAGGCCTTTAAAACCTGCACAGCTCATCTTTCATTAGTGACAATTTATTTTCTCCCAATAATAATCACATTTACTATGAGTTCAAAAATAGATCCAAATGCCAGGATCATAAACTTGGCTCTGAGCTCTGTCTTTCCTCCCATGCTGAACCCAATCATTTATGTTCTGCAGACGCGAGAAATCAAagaatctgtaaaaaaaatattaaaaatcagAAAGAAATCCCAAATTACGGTGAAGAAATGAATCCTAAAGTGACCATTTGTGTATCTATTTTAGGCTTTGTGTTTAGGACATTATGTACATTAAAGTAAAACTTGTTGATAAAATTCAAATAAGCAACAGCTATTGTACATACTAgatatttttttatgacatcccacaaatattaacataaattcatttatttcataaaatttaaattacagtaatttatcttgaaataaaataactattttaaagataacacaatacagtaataacTCCAGTTTACAGTATGACACACCTGCAATAAGAGTTTTCTGCTAATTGGTTTAATTTATGCTTATATGCTTGTGTAATGCAAACAAGTTCTTGTGATCAAAGTTTGTCTCTGCACATGTCTTGATGGAGTCTGCTGTATATATATAGAGTGTTCATTTTCATCTTTTGGtgcaaaatcaaaaaaaaaattgttattattattattattattaaagattTATTGCAATCGAATGTTGTAATATTTTGCTTCTTTATGTTCGTCATATTGAAAAAGAAATGAGACCCatcttgttttcttgtttttttttctgaattaatCAACTGATTTCTAACTCAGCACTACTTAAACCTCTCTGGTCATTCAGGGACATACCGACTTTTCCTGAAAAACTTTTTTGTAGAGCAGCTACAGAAAAAAATTGCTTCTGTGCAGCTGAATGCTTGAATTTCAAAATGTTGTGAGATAAACAATGCAGATTTGAAAAAGAAGTGTTTGGGCATGTTTATCCAGAGTGAGGTTATCATAGGTCCAATTTAGGCCACTTAAACCAATCCTGAGGCTCTGTGTCTTTTTGAATGTCATTGCAGCATGCCTTAATGCATATTATTATGGTTTTAAAGACACCAGACTTTTATAAAACTTTTTCGTTGCTGTTCATGTCGTTTGTGTTATATGTATACAGGTATAatgttagggctgcacgattatggccaaaatgataatcccgattattttgatcaatattgagatcacgattaattatcacaattatttgttaatttttaacCAAAAGAAATGTATTGTCACATAgactaattataactgctttcacatccatattgtgctacttTCCTGCTAatgtacaaatatgtgcatcacCACGGTAAGATTTTCTCTGGCTGTTTGCATTTTTAGATGGTGTAATATCTCCATGACAACGCCTCGTACTTCCGTTCTACTTAcgacttccaggctttttgtagctggacATATAATTTGTTTCGTCTatgtatgaatgtggataacgttagtgatactaagatgcttgctacagttacactACTATTGATGAATCGTCGAAAACACGtcacggctttgttctaacattatttttttattaacgaATTTCTTGGCCTTCATACATTCATTGTATTGAActttatggtgttttttgaagtGGTTAAAGAGGTTCGTTGTGTTGCTTTGTGGCGCCAACACAACTTTACGGCACTCTTTGCATATGACCTGTTCTTGTTTTGTGTCACTTGCCTTGAACCCAAAATGCTTCCACACAATGGATGACAATCCGATTCTTGGGACAAGCCCCTCGGCCTCGCCCTCTGCtacattagacatttttttattttctttgttaagggactgttcgttacttaattaaggggccaccggagttttgtggcctcttacctaaaaagacttgaccctcccctcgtcagtaataattttcctatgaccctccaaaacgatttgaaaaaaaggcatgaccctccccttgcgtgcaagtttgcacttggcaaagtacagataccatttggtTTTTATAGCCATGATGTataggagttaacctctgcattctcatcttacacatcacactcctctgttatggtgtggtggccatttcagtagatttacttactaacattgttgtggaaacacaataagcatggaaactaaatgcacacttcatgcattactgcattacttcaaatactaagttattCCTCttgtaaactagtattcacatgaaataaaacaataaaccattgagaccattcagcaaaggacgctgggaaatcaccaattcaacactggttgctatggacgtcactatcgtcattgtatattttagcacataggtaaagctgccgaagctgaacattatattccaaaacacatatgtttatttttaaagtttttaagttacattgtaacaatttaacaattcgcccttatgaaatccaatcgcggcacggctgttcaatagacagacgcttaaattcaactaaaatgtaacagtgaacaatcagtgttggacctacagtctgttgagatgcctctccaaacacagaaaccaagcgcagtcacaccataaaacgttaagacacgttgagaaaaaagatccgcattttgccgtaatccaatgacacggaaaaaaagtaatccacagcgatcagtagatccacaaaaaggtaaatgatacggtgtatccagcaaggccgatacgagcgtcacatacgaggcctctccacttcgccgtttaaacaaagtggaataaacttataaaagtccaaatctacacaaaacccgcaatcaattagtatgctgacatcacatttatatacatggcatttaggaaacctttattgcaaggttggcacagcaagatgtccagactagtgcaacagtaattttcgtttttttgcgtcctgctgctcccatcgtcagccaggtaataattttttttactaaagcagtatatgaaatcagatgtatatgtatcaccatttagttgttttgtgttatttaagatatttatttaatatctggtcatgccagatgtaattattccacgaattttttaaacaatgcaattacccgtttgagccaccaggggggcagtgctcctcctgccccccccccccccccccagcaaactccgcgtatgcggtcagaccatctgctagggggccgagactgagagctacatggataaatatgcaccaaacaagccactttgaaatttttctcttttcatgaataaaaatgttgggtgacccccccacccagactaaaaaatgttggatgaccctccctcagcagaaaataaaaagacatgaccgaacggtccctaagacAGTTTATAAccttatgaccgactgctatctgttgtggaactttcctcacgttactctgttttctgtgactgtctacatcaggggtcaccaacacggtgcccgtgggcaccaggtagcccccaaggaccacatgagtagccctcaggcctgttctaaaaatgaaaattgaatattgatattatctgtttcccaccttgttaagtcattgttgataattattgataatgaaaaatcattaacgtgatcagtgtcttcacatagatgactatcattaatcaataatcatatataactaaaggcaaactgagcaaatttgttatttcagaagagtgtatcaaactggtagcccttcgtatgactcagtacccatgaagtagctctcactttcaaaaaggttggtgacccctggtctacaTCTAGaaactaagctgcgcggtgcagggaacaactctgattggctcatggaggcacgtgatcagacaGTGGTTTACGGAGTGCTAGATTGGCTTTGCAAAAAGTTTGATACGGAGACGGagttctatgaacggaatggGGCAttttacagtccctccaggatttcgcaatgTTGCGATAGCAACAATTCACTCAAATTCAACCAATTGCCGTGaattttccgcaaatttgactaAAAGTTTCCcgtgacttcaaccaatcccagcagtcccacgtgacAGACTTTgtatcagtatgtgactctgagagccactgaccaagcgagAGTAAGAGCTGGGTTGACGTAACGTCACCAAATTAATTtctttgtttctgatatgaagacgagacgtgtgtgactcgaacatctcacattaccaacaaaacgtacagcgaaagaccgtgtaaaacatttcagaccgtcctgccaacctgtatacattttaacatcaatgtacgctgtaatgttttttcactctaaagtcgataaaagctgctgctgtttcaatcctgttggctctctgcagcgggtggggcacacacacacacacacacacacacacacacacacacaaacacacacggtggatgcaggaaaaaccgcagatgtgacgtacaggatgacctaaattgaggacagctgtgCTCGTTAtttaagtgcaatgataagttaaagtccaatatgtactttatcaaaccgtattaatgtgtgtcccaggccaggttaggaaattgactaacaatgtaaagatcaacaagccactgacacatactgtatgttcaaatttgattcattcaataaattattttttgtcataAATCCACTTGCCATTtacatattataccaacatttgcagcatcctgagcctttttggtaaggttagtaggaaaactcagcccagagtaattttattctccccaaaacaagtttcctttttatttttaaagaactacaccaacaacaaaaaaatcgcaactttttttttcaactttcactgtctctcgcaacttgACATTGCAATCTTTAATATTTTGgttatttttaggcctttattgacaagACTGCTGAAGAaataaagggagagagaggggggaatgacatgcagcaaagggctgcaggtcggagtcgaacccaggcccactgcgtcgaggagtaaacttctatatatgggcgcctgctctaccaactgagctatccaggtacccggacattgcaacttttatcgcaatttttttacaaaagctcccgcaaaatcaggcatttttgGCCGCAACAATTTcaaaaaaaggcagcgaaatcctggagggactgattttaaatatcgctcgatcacacgaatttgatcgtgggaagccaaaatagtgatcgtgattaaaattcgattaattgtgcagccctatataATGTGATGTGATTAAAGATGTGAAAGAGGCAGCATAACAATAACAAGATtgtggtagaaaatgactgaagTTGTACATGTACATTGCTGAATAACTGCTAAAGTTAATCGTCTGTTGAATAACTCAAGAGGGGCGTAGCGACCTTTGACATCAGAGGAGGTTCAGACTGTCTATTTGTAAAGATTAGAAGAACTTGGGGTTTCTAAATTTCTTGAGATATGCTTGTTTTGGTAACTGGTTCGGACTGGATATTGGTGTTCAGAGCAAATGACAAGATGTAGCTAAGAAGAGTCATACACACCCCTCTGTGTcaccttgttttgttttatatctaGCTGAATGACTGTAATCTATGCAGCAActgttgtgtttattttattcattaaagATTAAGCACAACCCTGTGAGACCCAACAGAGGACCTAGAGTTACCATGGCCTATAGTGAAAGTCCTGCCAGAGGTATAACTTAAATCAGTAGAAATCTGTTCCGGTTACAGCCAGCCAATGCTCAGGTTAGCTCTGAAGTGTGTCAAATTCTGTTTTCAAATAAGAGGCAGAATGGAACGGTGAATGTGTGTATCACAGGAATTTAGAATGCACTTTCTCCAAGGCAGGAGTTAGGATTTAGATCTCCCTCTTGCTTTTACCTGACTTGAATGcagttttatttcatataaatTTATTATGTCAGAATTGtctagtttttattataaatagcTAAAGGATCATTGGTGCATACAGACAGAAGGACTTATTTTGGATTtgaattaaaacacattttagggATAAACAGCTGAATATACtttcaatgtatttatttttgccaATTCATTTCTGGCTTATTTATCCATCAAAATACAATATGGAACttaaaatatattgttttcATAGAATATTAAAATTGATAGAGAAGATTTTTCTATCAGTTCATGGACTGAATTCAGTTGTGTTGTGACACCTGGGGAATAGAATAAGTGTACATTTTACAATTTCttctaaataaatgtttgctCCATTGATGAAGATTTAATGCAGTGCTGTCTTCTTATGATTCTGATTAGTTTAACAAACAAGTAATGCAGTTGCTCAACTAAACAAGCATTTATTATATGCTTGTTGTTAAAATAATCCAGGTCATGGAAAGTTCCTAACATACCCCCCACCCCTCACCCCACCCTTTCTCTCGTGGGTGTCCCCTGCAGTTTGGGACAAAGTCTCTACCTAACTGTTTTGGATGTGTCATCATCCTGCAAGAGCAGTGTCAACAAACAACTCATTAACAGCCTCATTAGGCAGAGTTGTTTCAACTTTTAACAGGGGAGTAAAGAACAGTTCAGCGGTTGACTTCTTACTCATAATGACTGCAAGAATCAAACAGTCATaattaaagtacaaaaaagcaaacaaagactTTATGAACATATAGTATTTATTAGAGAGGAACCCTCTGGGCCTTCAAGATGTTCAGTGAAGGCCTaagaaaaaattataaaaactaatttttgtactcacattatttatttatgtatttattcactgaaataatattaataatgtatAGATTATTGTTAACTTGGACTCACTTATTTTTGGCAAATAGTGGTTCAATATAACGGTCGGGGAAATAGACCAATCACAATTTTTGTGATTCCCCCTAGCGAGGCAGGGCCTTCAGTAGCTGGACTGAATGCCCGTGTAATGCAAGTGAATGGGGGCATGCATTTGATAGTGACATGTGTCTTTAGTAGAGCAGATAAGCATAACAATTGTGCATTTTATGAGAAAAGCATGACATTTCTAACATAGTTAGAGCATACCATAAGGATTATTTTCAGATTTGGAGGGAAGTGAGATTTGACCTCTGAGGGCCATTAGAGGTCAAAACCAAGATGGCCGCCAGTCCCTCAGGTTTAATGTTCAAAAGCGTCTAATTTTGGAACCAGTGTAGATAAACATTTAAGGTGTCATTTTCAACTAAGTTGGGGGTGCCCATTCATTTGGTGATACTTTTGAGATCACCAGAATTTAAGAAAATGCATTTAATATCAAGGTCAAGGTCAAATTACGTTAAAAACGTCACTTCACAATCTTTTGTTACCACGTTTATTTTACCTTGGACATTGGACTGGAACTATGCAATATAGTGAAACTTCACCTCCAGTTTAACACTATagagataaaacaaaacaatgaaggATTAGCCAATCATATTGTGATGTGTGTGAGTTGTGGGTGGGATGATTTCCCCAGATCTTCCGGGCATTCGCGTATACCTTCCACATGGGTCCTAGTTGAAACGGCTCGCTAAAGTTGTCAGCGAGTGAGAAAGGAGACTTCAGTTCCTTCAACGATAGGAACAACAACAAACGAGTATTGATTAACAGTTAGAGCAGTAGATGACGGCAGTTAGCGAAGAAGACTGTGTGGCTGGATTGACTTAATTTTCAAGATCGCCTTTTCAGGAAAAACTTGAAATCATCCAGAAAGGCCAACAATCACCCACTTTGCCAGGATTAATACAAACTAGCAAGAGCTACGAGAGGCATTTTCAAGCTAGCAGCTAATCTTACAGTCGCTATCCGCTGTGCTGTTTTGTATTGCTTATATTTCTTTGTTATATTGTGTACTTGTAGAGAGAGAGTAACATTTGTTACGTTTTGCCTATTTGATGAATTTTGCATGATTCTTGTAATTTTTGAGTGGCATcttcatggttgaatgcacttattgtaaGCGGCTTTGTAAAAAGCGTCAGctgaaaaatgaaatgtaaagtaAATGATAGTATTTTAACAGATATTAGTGGGTCATACAATTCTGCTAACAGCTGTAACTGTTTTTGCATATGACTGTTAAGCTGTGGTCTTTGTAATTAATAAGCTACGTGTTAAATTacatgacgatgatgatgataattttCATCCCAGAAACCTAAAGGATTCCACAGCAGACAGTGTTGTTGAGTATGGTGTTGAATTAGCTTAACTATGTGTTAGCAAGCCaaggcacttgcaaacataATACTGCATAGAGcgcaacagtcccgcccacagcgggttctggaagtaaaaatacaatgcaatttctccattgataGTTGCAGTATAAGCCATGAaatcgtaaccgtcgatggtagacttaaaaccagcttgccgacatgactaagcgattgtatatgctcatatagacgccaaaaatcatggggcactaaccttgttttgagataaatgtcttttattcgtgatgtcttggataagtacttcattacccacaatcctgaacaatcccacaatcccacagtgatgcctctgattggtggaactcatgctggtgaggagggagaggagggggagctgcctgcacgatccttcagcctccaccgggaagctaatgttagtttagctaacagctaattcggctaaccgctagctgacagcttgattcagtctaaaataacgttaactcaaacttaacactgggtaaagcaggctacagctgacgtaacagccgttatatatgttaacggttattttcaggtttattttgagggtcttttaaagttattacatgctgtctcaactagcagttagccgaattagctgttagctaaactaacgttagcttcctttgttcagtggtgcgcggtggtttatgggatgagtagttccttcgctctgagatgacgatatgtacacagtgttgtacctttgactttttttgaattttctgttcgttttttcaCTCAAAATGATACGTTGTATGTTTATGAGTCACGTCccatctggttagcctaaggcatggtctaaaactctttatatacggaTCTTTGCAGACGTCTATGGCAAAAATGAATGGGaattttacttccggaacccaaggtctctcggacgaggggcgggactgttgaggtctattGCTTTATGATTTATCCACATTCCACTATAACACAAGTTGTATACTGTCAAAAGGCTTTAGCTTAACATACAGAAATATAGCAAGCCTAAAACCAGTCTGGATCaaaagaagtacatttccagaataaTTGCGGGCCATGCGTCGGATGTGCCTCcgcttccgctctctgtgtgttgccgttctcaaaatctcTTCGCTTCGGGAAGCAACagcaaacttcgagctagcaagctacacgctgaaaatggcatgttttgaagaaaatgtgtttaataaGGCAGGCCTACTTGGTttttttggggaatgattgtaaagatttacaaagaatttgTTTATTTACTATCTAACTTGGACGTTTTGGGAGCTATTGGCGGGGATTactatggacgaagtacacacggcaatacactggtaaaagAAAATACGTTTAAACaagtatccagctaatttaaataacagttaacttcatttaatattgtatgtggcgttttctttacCAGGGTGTAaatgttccttcccgagactattttgtagagtcaccgtcgctgcgtccgtaGCTTAGCATCgccaaagacgattgtgattggtttaaagaaatgcaaacagaccagagcgtttttttctcctatcctagaatgtatgtgtggaggggccaAACCTTActtcacagtgctgtggagataggtctggcagtgCGAGACTAGTCTAAAACTGACACATGTAATGACAAATGTCAGTGCACACATAATGTTAGGCATACGGAGTGTCAGGATCTCATCCTGCTGATGCCACACG from Sander lucioperca isolate FBNREF2018 chromosome 13, SLUC_FBN_1.2, whole genome shotgun sequence encodes:
- the LOC116036920 gene encoding olfactory receptor 1-like codes for the protein MDFFNSALGKNITFVRPAYFIISGFIGIPYITYIYVFLFFVYLVSVLGNTVVMAVIYLDHNLRTPKYVAVFNLAFVDLCGSSALVPKLLDIFLLNHPYIPYNDCLAFLFFCYTCLSMQSFNLVALSYDRLIAIIFPLHYQVKVTHRFMLSLIASFWVFVIIVVLIAVGLLTRLSFCKSVVINSYFCDHGQIYKLACNDTTPNSVIGVLLPLLIIWLPLTFILFSYSYIGYALSKVATVQERVKAFKTCTAHLSLVTIYFLPIIITFTMSSKIDPNARIINLALSSVFPPMLNPIIYVLQTREIKESVKKILKIRKKSQITVKK